Below is a genomic region from Amphiura filiformis chromosome 19, Afil_fr2py, whole genome shotgun sequence.
AAACCAAACTTCAGATGCCAAAGCAAAATAAATATGGTAGGCATCCAGAGAATTCTTGGTTTCTGTTTTATTCCAAATATATATGAGGGATTGAGTTTTTTTTAATCCAGGGAAAGTTATAAATTGTTGCCCTGAAGGTATTTTGGAGAGCAGTTTGAGAGTGACCTCTCATGACAATGTTAACTtatgcttaaaaagttacctttttcagagtcttcattgagcagcgacgtagcttgcgacaccatcacggcatcttcattcagcgtagtgatgttttgtttacaatcctccggtcacatgaccacccgatgggtggtcaagtgtcaacagatcattgtagatggcgggcaggtcgtatccggcgtCCCTGTTGAGCGTGGGTCTTTGTGTCTTAATCTCTATGGCTTCCCTGATCTTTCTGTTCCAAAAATGGTCTTCTCTACCGATGacttccacatcttcaatactaaTATCATGTTTATGATCAGCTTTGTGATCACCGACTGCTGTTCGGGGCAGTGGTTCTAGTATGTTCTTTGAAACGGGTGCCGAGAGATCTGCTTGTCTCACCAACATAAGTGTTCTCACAGTCGGGCAACTGATTTTGTAGATTACACCACATTTGTTGGGTTTTGGGGTTTTGTCCTTCGGATGTACTAGGAAAGATCTGATGGTATTGACCGGTTTGTGGTAAGCGTTGACCCGTGGTCACGGAAAATATAGGATAGTTTCTCAGAAAGTCCTTTGATGTATGGCAGCGGGACATTGATTTTTCTCTCATACTGTCCAGTTGTTTCTTTGCGATCTTTCTTTTCTTTGGTTTGGGGTTTTAAACATCCAGGACTTATAGCCGTTTGCCTTGAGTGCAGATTTTACATGGCTCGTTTCCTGTTGTTTGTCCTCCTCTGTAGTGACTAATTTGTCCACTCTGTCCATTAGCGTTCTGACCACTGACCTTTTGTGCTCCAGATGGTGGTTCGAGTCAAAATTCAGGTATTGGTCAGTGTGTGTTGGTTTGCGATATATGGTGACCTTGGTGCTACCGTCATCCTCAACATGAATACACGTGTCCAAGAACGGGAGTTTACCCTCCTGTTCGGGTTCGTTTGTGAACTTAATGTTCTTGTCCAGGCTATTGATGTGCGATGTAAATCCATCTATGTCATATTCGTGGATGAGGACGAACGTATCGTCGACATAGCGAAACCATTTCGACGGGGGGCGAGGGGCTGTAGCAAGAGCCTTGACCTCGAAACTCTCCATGTATAGGTTGGCCACTATGGGAGAGACGGGGGAACCCATCGCCGCACCATGGGTTTGCTTGTAATATTGTCCTTTGTAAACGAAATAGGTGGTATTGAGACAAAAAGTGAGGAGTTCCAGGATATGGTTAATTTTGAGGGGGGTGCGATCCTTTAGCGTAGCGTCTTTCTCCAATTTGTCCCTGACAGCTTGAATCGCGTCTGGTGCGGGAATGCTCGTGAAAAGGGCAGAGACATCATATGATATCAACTTCTGCCCTGGAGGTACTTCCAAGTTCTTAACTTTTTCCACGAACTCACCACTGTTGTGGATGTGGTGTTCAGTTTTACCTACTAAGGGACTGAGGATATTGGCAAGTACTTTGGCTGCATTGTAACTCAGACTGCCAATGCTAGACACTATGGGTCGGAGAGGAGCTTCTGGTTTGTGAATTTTGGGAGTGCCATAGACTTTAGGGACTTCCTCAGTTGTGGGGTAGATTTTGTGTTTAATGTCTTGAGGAATGGGATCACTGTGTTGCCATTCGCGTATTATACCAATAAGCTCACGTTTGTATGCTGGCGTGGGGTCTTTAGCTAGCTTTTGGTATGTGGTTTGATCATTGAGCAAAGACTCCATCTTATCTTCATAGTCACTGGTATTAAGAACTACAGTGGCACGACCTTTGTCGGCCGGTAAGATCGTGatattttcatcttttttcaAGTCAAACAGAGCTTTCTGCTCACCTTTCTTGATGTTACACGGCGGCACTTTGGATTTGCGAAGACACTTAACAACATCCGCTCGTAAGCTTTGAGCTTTTGCTGGGGCGAGTTGGCGACATGCTACTTCCGTGTTTACAATGTATTCTTTCATCGGAATTTCCCGCGGCGTGACGGCATAGTTAAGTCCTTTTTCAAGCACAGTTTTCTCATTTTCACTCAGTATCCTGTCCGATTTATTGATGACCCATCTATTCCTATCTATGTCATTCTCTTCCGCTCGATTTTTGAGCAAAAACTCTTGCTTGGCTGTCACCAATTTACCGAATTTCTCACGTTGTTTACATTTCACTTTGTCACTTTgccacccatcgggtggtcatgtgaccggaggattgtaaacaaaacatcactacgctgaatgaagacgccgtgatggtgtcgcaagctacgtcgctgctcaatgaacactctgaaaaaggtaactttttaagcaaatgtcaaacatgacagagtccaatatcagtatacaCGCTGCTAATGTTAACTTACttccccccaccccccaaaaaagttTTTCTTCCCAAATTtctaaaataaaaatgatttatCTGTCTTTTTGTCCTGATCAGCCATCTTCTCCaaccaaatcaaggagtcctcaGACCAGTCCTAGATTAAGCAACATGACATCACCCAAGAATCTCAGCATCCATGTACGCTCCGACACCAGCATCAGCCTCAGTTGGCAGCCCTCACGTTTACTCAACGAGAAAAGCGAGCCGCTATCGACCCCAGTCAAGTTGTATCGTTTGTCTATCACCGTGGGAGGGCGCCAGAGAGAAATGATGGAAGTGCCGCATACACAAGCAATATTAGGTGGATTGACACCGGGTTTATACAAGTAAGCTTTACAAGGCAGTTTGTGATCATATAACATTGTTGGGCAAGAAaaccctcctatgtgtcattggcccctgaacatgtttaaagcaaaacctcccatGAAACTGGTTGGCACTTTTGTTTTAAGCATGTTCAGGGCCACAAACAcatggaggtttttcctgcccaacgacgtaaTTTGCACCACATATTGACTCCTAATTAATTGAAGAAGATTTTTATTtatgcaaattgggctattccatttgaaatccacactcctgtGGAGATTTTGCTGAAGtcttcttccacagagggagtatgggtttcaaatagaaaagATAATCgggtaacttcaatttgaaatactcaatcCAGTTGTAGacaatataggtaaagccatgtaCAGGTGGGTTACAAAATAATTAACCCctagctaattccatttgaaaaacacactctcTCTGTGGACAACTTTTCCTTAATCTTCACCAGAGGTATGGCATGTTTCAAATAGCTCATTATTATCAGGGATGAGATTTCTCAGCAGATCCATGGAAATCCACCGATTTGAGACCAAAATATAACCACCCTGAGATTGATGTGAATCTGGTGAGAAATTGATAgggaggggggcaagaaattttattTTAGTAGTTTCCCTATATTCatctatggtcatgttttttatactgggcacctaaaaagggtggctctgttgcatttttactcatcaagacatgtttacatgtatgtcgtttatttatttgatgtttattatgagcttgtctggtactattttgttccttagacattggcctttcaatttctgaaacaaaaatttatgattttcatttgtactaattactgcaACTCGTTCAggctaattagtcaggggtggctcatgtgatggaggatcatgtggtggaggatcacaatgctgtacaatggtgatcctccgccacatgatcttcaataaatattattgatggatttctattTTCTACTTGTTTTTATACTTGATCTCGGCTaaatgatatcatgtttagcattcattgcctcagtatttgttaattagacaattaaaatttactaattacttgttgctacactaataaagttcattgacctctatgcatttgaatagggatttaatgtagggaacattcaaaagggtgctacgggcaaacaaaacatgataaaatgctcaaatttcttaagcagaccttggttgtgatcctctttactttagtaaactaaaaactagtaaaacatagaaggtttatgcgacaaatctgaaagagcgccctcacactcaatttggtccaaaaagtcaatttttacaaaaacgctttgtcgaattccctttgtaactttcaaaactggattgttgagcttattttacatctagttacatacctcaatcatgaaaatttgcatttccagtgccaaataaggtatgttttgaagaaatttatataaatatagatAGATTTTTGACAACACTGTATCTACATTTTGAATTACTTGACCGCCATAAGTTCCATatgactgggtgggcaattaagttagctattttaaacatttgtcaaatttttacattatCGATGTACGTCgggggtgacacccctaactgaattaatattttcatacttattttgcttgttacaccctgtatattttatgggccaccctgtataatgactcccattgtttcgtttctgaaatcatcggagtatatgctctcagaatatatactttaattgggttctaatgtaaacttttgaagttatagtaccaaacctgtaaaaacatgtgattcgcttgaaaaatacacatgcaacgcaattggtgcccaacataaaaaacatgaccctaTATTTCATTGTCAACATTGCATTAATACCCAATCAGTAAACTTGTACTATTCATGCATGCATGACATCAGCATGCAGGGACTTTCCCAAGCATTGGGTGAGAATGAGGAGTTAGCGTGATGCAATTGATACTATTTTATCGCCAggatccactactcaaaatattggacctgcctgttgtctatcacacggaagaggatagtaaaaacaaaaattcctgttGTTTATTCTCTAAGAGAGTCATTCCAAGAATATTTTGACAAAGCTTCACCATTCTGAGGACATAGCGTcgtgggcaggaaaaacctatgtgtcattggcccctgaacatgtttaaagcaaaacctcttgtGTAACCGCTTGGCagtattgttttaaacatgtttaagggccacaagtacatacaACTATGAGAGTTTACAAGGCTGTGTCCTCTGGTAGGTGGTGATGTATGtagtggggtgtgtgtgttttggtTTAGCTATACATCATAGGTCTTGGGTCTTTATAATTGAATATGCACATTATATTCATTTCAGATTCTTCGTTCGTGGTGCTAACAAACAAGGCGAATCACCAGCGTCCAACATCGTCAAGATCAGACTACCAAGACCCGGTGGCCAAACCAAACGCAAGGGGAGTGACGGAGAAACTGAAGCAGTTGCCAAGGAGACCAAACACGAAGACGATTCAGAAACTTTATCACAGTCGGCATCAGAGTCTCTGCCCGAGACAATTCATGATGTTGATGGAGCGGCAGATAAAGTTGAAACCCCAGATGTACTTTCCTCCGCAGAGGAAGAACTTGAAGGTGCTGCTGCTAAGGACGTAGCACGAGAAATGAGCGTTAAGATTGTTGAGGCCGCCATCGAGAATGCTCTTGATTCTGTAGAATCAAAAGCTAACTTGGAGCAAATGAACAACTCAAAGTCTAATTTAGATTCAACTCAGGACAGTGACAAGAAAAGTGCAATGACCCCGTCATCGGAGAACTCCGAGTCGTCGCCTACCATTCCAGAAGCAGTGAGCGGTGAGGAACATGTTTGTAGTGAGCCAAGTGGCACCGGTGCTGTGTGTGATgttgcagtgttgccagtaggTAGTTCTTGTGGTGATGGTATTGATGATGGAGTGATAAATAATGATGACAATGTTGATAATAATGATGTGCAGGGTGTGCCGTGTGCTTCTGATAATGTATCTCCTCCTTTACAGCTCCCAGGAAACGATAACGACGAAGAAACGGATGATGACGGTGCGCCCTCAAATGAGACTAAATTGCTGAATAAAACATTTTCGGTTGACGATGATACAAACAAGGCAGCATCTGAAGAAGAAGCAGGGTGGACATTCCTGTCTAAACCATCTGATTTGACCAAGGACTCTGATTCAGACACAGAACCTCAACGCTCTCAGAGTGCACCAGCTACACCAATGCCTTTCACCACCGCAGATGGTGCTAGACAAGACAATCCATTTGAAGGTGCTGATGACATACTCAAAGATCTAACCACCGCTGAAAAGCAGGAACAGCCAACAGCACAGCAGCCTGCAGTGCAGCAGCCTATAGCTAAGTCTTTGACACCTCCGGGAAGTCCAAAACTGAAAGAAAGATACCCAAGTTTGGTTCAGGGAGAAGGTGCTAAGAAAGAGTCTGGAGCCTCACCACCTGccgctgctgctactgctactgctactcaGAAGGTTGCACCTGAGCAACCAATCAAGAAACCCATCGTCGAGAAGCAATCCACCAAAAGTAAACCTAGAATTGGAAAACTTGCGGCCAACTTCTTTGGTAAATCATCTCATAAAGCTTCCAAACAGTCTCAGAAAGCAGAGGATACCAAGTCCTCGCGTAAGCAACTGAGAGATGCGCCGTATTCAAGAGATACTAAATCAAAGAAGAATAAAGACAAGCTGTCGTCCAAGCAAGGCCTGGCCAAGACAAAAGGAAAGAGTGCTTCGCTTGATAAAGGTAATAATTTAAAATCATTCAGCAGTTCAACTGATAGCGCACCCGGCGGTACGCGCGAAAGATCGCAGTCAATTGGACCGATCGAAGAGAAAAGTTGGAACCGACTGAAACACCGAAACTTAAGGCGATTGAGCAAGCTGCAAGCACTGAAGGAAATGAACCATCTCAATCCGGTTCTCAATCGGAGCAGACGGGAAGTGAAAAGACTGGTGAGCTTCACACAGATGCTAAcgcaaatttagaaaataaagctgTTGCCGTGGTAGCTGAAGCAAGTGCTGCTGATAGTTCCACAGGAGAGTCTGGGAAACATGAAGGTTCAAAATCTGACGAATTATCTGCTGAAAACGATGATGCCTCCCAGCATAATGTATCTAAAAATAACCACAAGGAGAGTGGTGCAAGTAATGACCCGACCCAGGCCAATGGCAAGAGTCGCTTACCTCGGATGCAAAGTGGAATACCCGAACCCAAAGCAAAAGCTGCTCTAGCCAAGAAGACTCAACCGGGAAATGGGGG
It encodes:
- the LOC140140429 gene encoding uncharacterized protein produces the protein MLAYQAKKKSRLHQQHTTRNEAIPSWSHNHHHHQHHNHLNYDERPLPTLAIAKSYEIPHSQPSRKETEAATRIQAAWKGYRARHYNSKVINARNNIRSQRVEKHIKYLNKELDRTRQMYEQEKHLRTLQMEALKLLWNQVRTLHEWKQDVEDKDLLSPQRQAETRTVSTSPIDTHKSFEFPVQSEEKIETLQSQVSKMQGSLDHLTSLITSGILSANTSPMSLSSLSSPSAGHSPSTSPQSKKNGRPSSPTKSRSPQTSPRLSNMTSPKNLSIHVRSDTSISLSWQPSRLLNEKSEPLSTPVKLYRLSITVGGRQREMMEVPHTQAILGGLTPGLYKFFVRGANKQGESPASNIVKIRLPRPGGQTKRKGSDGETEAVAKETKHEDDSETLSQSASESLPETIHDVDGAADKVETPDVLSSAEEELEGAAAKDVAREMSVKIVEAAIENALDSVESKANLEQMNNSKSNLDSTQDSDKKSAMTPSSENSESSPTIPEAVSGEEHVCSEPSGTGAVCDVAVLPVGSSCGDGIDDGVINNDDNVDNNDVQGVPCASDNVSPPLQLPGNDNDEETDDDGAPSNETKLLNKTFSVDDDTNKAASEEEAGWTFLSKPSDLTKDSDSDTEPQRSQSAPATPMPFTTADGARQDNPFEGADDILKDLTTAEKQEQPTAQQPAVQQPIAKSLTPPGSPKLKERYPSLVQGEGAKKESGASPPAAAATATATQKVAPEQPIKKPIVEKQSTKSKPRIGKLAANFFGKSSHKASKQSQKAEDTKSSRKQLRDAPYSRDTKSKKNKDKLSSKQGLAKTKGKSASLDKGNNLKSFSSSTDSAPGGTRERSQSIGPIEEKSWNRLKHRNLRRLSKLQALKEMNHLNPVLNRSRREVKRLVSFTQMLTQI